The Glycine soja cultivar W05 chromosome 6, ASM419377v2, whole genome shotgun sequence genome has a window encoding:
- the LOC114416677 gene encoding general transcription factor IIE subunit 1-like: MVDHYNKLVKLAARAFYDDLTSKGENQPKSGRSDNRGIAVVILDALTRRQWVREEDLAKDLKLHTKQLRRTLRFFEEEKIITREYRRETAKGAKMYSAATAATVDVQLTGKEGEEKVKLHTHSYCCLDYAQIYDVVRYRIHRMKKLLKDELDNKNTIEEYICTKCGKRYNALDALRLVSFEDDDFHCESCNGKLEVENDKFVAQEGGDGDENARRRRHEKLKDMLQKMEAQLKPLMDQLSRVKDLPVPEFGSLLAWEARASAMGRAANGDMSGDSKMSQLGYNGAPMPYSGDTKVVVDFNGTEDIKDVKSETGSASLKVLPPWMIKSGMVLTKEQRGEVKEEIKMDGTSTSSSAQYLDDKKSTVDHDDKKNIQDEYIKAYYAALLKQQHELEAASKQELPNTLTANDPSSSASNRQVGMKSKLEEDDDGTEWEEAPVAGIGNENYKVDLNVEADDTPADDDEEVDWEEG, encoded by the exons ATGGTCGATCACTACAACAA GCTGGTTAAACTAGCGGCGAGGGCTTTCTACGATGATCTAACGAGTAAAGGAGAGAATCAACCCAAATCGGGAAGGAGTGATAACAGAGGAATCGCTGTGGTGATTCTCGACGCTCTCACAAG GCGACAATGGGTCCGAGAAGAAGACTTGGCAAAAGATCTCAAATTACACACAAAACAGCTTCGCCGAACTCTCCGGTTTTTTGAAGAGGAGAAGATCATTACTCGAGAATATAGGAGAGAG ACAGCAAAAGGAGCAAAAATGTATAGTGCTGCTACAGCTGCTACAGTTGATGTTCAGCTGACTGGAAAAGAGGGAGAAGAAAAGGTCAAGCTGCACACGCACTCTTACTGTTGTCTAGATTATGCACAG ATATATGATGTGGTTAGGTACAGAATACATCGCATGAAAAAGCTGCTGAAAGATGAATTGGACAACAAGaacacaattgaggaatatatCTGTACAAAATGTGGAAAAAG ATATAATGCTCTGGATGCATTGCGATTAGTATCTTTTGAAGATGATGACTTCCATTGTGAAAGTTGTAATGGAAAACTTGAGGTAGAAAATGACAAATTTGTTGCTCAAGAAGGGGGTGATGGAGATGAAAATGCAAGAAGACGGCGCCATGAAAAGTTAAAAGACATGCTTCAGAAGATGGAG GCACAGCTGAAGCCTTTAATGGACCAACTCAGCCGGGTGAAAGATTTGCCTGTTCCAGAATTTGGCAGTCTTCTAGCGTGGGAAGCTCGAGCTAGTGCTATGGGGCGTGCAGCCAACGGAGATATGTCTGGTGATTCTAAAATGTCTCAGCTTGGATATAATGGAGCACCAATGCCTTATAGTGGAGATACTAAG GTTGTGGTGGACTTCAATGGGACTGAAGACATAAAGGATGTTAAGTCTGAAACTGGAAGTGCATCTCTAAAGGTTTTGCCACCATGGATGATTAAATCAGGGATGGTTCTTACAAAGGAACAACGTGGAGAGGTGAAGGAGGAAATAAAGATGGATGGGACTTCAACTTCCTCATCAGCACAGTACTTGGACGACAAGAAATCAACAGTTGACCATgatgataagaaaaatatacag gATGAGTATATTAAAGCTTATTATGCTGCTTTGCTTAAACAACAACATGAATTGGAAGCTGCTAGTAAACAAGAATTGCCAAATACACTCACTGCAAATGATCCTTCTAGCAGTGCTTCTAATCGTCAAGTTGGCATGAAATCAAAACttgaggaagatgatgatggtACTGAATGGGAGGAGGCTCCAGTTGCAG GTATTGGAAATGAAAATTACAAGGTCgatttgaatgttgaagctgatGATACTCCAGCTGATGACGATGAAGAAGTGGACTGGGAGGAAGGTTGA